In Pyrus communis chromosome 11, drPyrComm1.1, whole genome shotgun sequence, the sequence gtgtcgccttggctttttatagaggtatcgatcacctctaacatgcacactttgaagattgcccattcttgaaaatcgtctccggccctttgagatttaactccatccacccttctctttgaacacctttgaaaaatggctaacccatctaacctttgcttagatttgaatctcagcagcgatccggttgcgccgcgtcaggctaaggtatggtgcccgtctttcttatcttctaatggtcctcttacaggtgaagactccatgatgacggatgcaacaatagctacgatagtagctaggaacctcctcactcctaaagatagtaggctgcttttaggacggtccgatgagttggccgttcaagagtccctggctctcagtgttcagtgtgcgggctctgtgtccaacatgggccaacgcctacttgctcgctcccgtcaggttgaatcgttgatggcagaggtggaaaatcttaagcaggagatcaaacagcttaagtacgagaatagaagttgcacgtgcttgccaacaactattcgacgggcatgaagaggaagcttgatgagctgcaagaatctgaaggtcggattcaaagtgaccgtcaaaggcttgctgcttatctccagatgcacctttttcctgggtcatccagcgttccaccaagtattgaggcctcgaataatctatcttcgatgcctcccgctcctggagttctgccaagtagtggggcttcacgtgaacaacctttgtgaaagctccatctttctcttttttttttttttttttttttttttttttttttttgtacgcacttgtaatttctcggagatcaatggacatgctttattttattcagtgtattttgctaaatacagataaaacatatatatcaccaagatgtgttatttccctttttttttcttttttttctttttttttaacacacttTTGCAAGTGATGTCGTGCACCACCTtctccttattttcttcttgaCTTGCTAACAGTAGCTTGCCATTGTGAGTGGTTTCAGCTTTTGGCATTGTGAGAGCCGAATGCCTTCCAATCTGCTATTTTAAACAGTTGGCATTTTACAGtgcttcccaacatcatcattatttcccaacatcatcattacttcccaacatcatcattactgccttttttatttattttttattttttattttcttttctttactttcgGTGGTGCTAaagcttttatatatatatatatatatatatatattttatttttttttcaacatcatcattgcttcctttttcccttttttttttttttttcttttgacttgcTAATAGTAGCatgcatcattttttttttctttctgtataATTGCTCTCGGTGGGCACCATCAAtacttttcttctttattattattttgtttatttatttatttttttattattattattattattatttttatatatatatatggtgctCTGCAAGCTAGgtttgtgggtgaaaacccaggccgAGTTCGAGAGAAGACGGAGGAGGAAGGGGTGTCCGTGCTGCTGAAGCTGATCGATAGAAGGAGAGGGCTCGCAGAGGAGGACGAAGACAGACAGAGAGCTGGAGTCGAGCTTGGAGGTAGTGCAAAGCGTCGAGCTTCACgatcggctagtcgtttgacagcaGTCGTTGAAGTTCTTCTCCAATTCAaatgcagcagcagaggcaagaaGATGGATGaggtctttgggtgtgagttgacaaactttggttttgttgatcacattcaaaggcagcagccatggcggaggTGCAGAAGCAGCCAAATCTTGAGGCAGAGATCTTTCTGATGTTCGACAATGGTGGATAGATCAGCCCCTGTGCAAAATTCTCCTCGGAAACTTGCCCCGCCAAGGCTTCCGAGGCTGCCAGAAGCATGTCATCGTGAACACGGATTGCTCCAGAGATAACCAAACCCAGACCAAATCCAGGAAAAATGTATGCATTGTTGGACTGGCCAGGAACAAAAACTTTGCCATTGTACTCAACAGGATCAAATGGACTTCCGCTGGCAAAAATTGCACGACCCTCACTGTAAGTATAAGCTTCTTCAGCGGTACATTCAGATTGTGATGTTGGGTTGGAAAGAGCCAAAATGAGAGGTTTCTCATTGAAGGACGATACTGCTTAAATCACTTCCTTTGTAAATGTTCTTCCAACACCAGACGATCCAATAAGAACTGTTGGTTTGCCTTAACAGCATCCAAAAGATTATCAACAGGCTCATGCTCATGAGCCCCAGGCTGCTTAAAATGTTGAAGAGAATCTTTACGAGAGATAACAATCAATCCCTTTGAATCAACAAGCCAGATCTTCTTACGGGCCTCTTCCACAGGAACTTTTGTCCTTTTCGAGATCTCAAGAGCTATTAGTTCTGCTATACCGGTACCAGCTTCTCCAGCGCCAAGGAACAAAAACCTATGCTCAGACAGGGAACCACCGATTAACTTCAGTGCTGCCACAACTCCTGCAAGAACTACAGATGCCGTCCCCTGTATGTCATCATTGAAGACGAGATGAGATGGACGAAGAGCTCAACGAAGACGGAGATGGCTCGGGGTTTGGAAATGAACATTTTTGTTGATTGTTCGGATGGAATATCTTCAGCAGGCTTTGCAGCATCTTGATCGACGGCTTTAGCGGTTTCACCAGTGGATTCTCCTTCTGTTGCAGGAGTGGTGCTCTTAATAGATCCGTCCTTGACATACTTGCTCATGAACTTGTATTCCCAGTCCTGCAAGGCCTCAAATTCGAATGGACCAAGACCAGAGATATCACCAGTCAGATCTTTGTCTTCAAACGACATTTTTTTGCAAGAGCTCTGCTAGCATCTTTCCCTGCGAACAGTGCATAAGGCCCACCAGGTCCATAAAACATCCTGCTCTGGGACACGTCATAGATCTAACCCTTGATAGCCATGAGCAGAGGCTTGTTGGAATCAGAGCCATCGTACTGCTTCAATTCTTCTTCGGTGACCTCCACTTCGAAATCCAGCAAAAGGGGAACTTGGGTCTCCTCAACTTTGGCAGCAAGAAAGATACAAGCCACGGCAGCGAGCTGGGTCATCCACGGCTTCTCAACCTGAAGATGGAGGCTCGACAAGAACCTGTCGAAGTAATCCGCCGCGAGCACCGCCGTGAGGGCAGAGAAAGAGTAGTGGGAAGCGACTCTCAGCATCCAGTCCACCGCAGCGCCTCGCGCCTGATAGCTGCCGCTCTCTTGCAATCTCCGAGCTTTGACTCCAGAGAGTACGAAGGGATGGTGGCCAAGTGCACCAAGAACACGGCGGACCCAATTGGCAACGGAGCCAAAATCGGAACATGCGAGTCTCTGGCGCTACGCTTAGCGTCGGTGGCGAAGAAAACAGTGTAGACGAGGGCGAAGATGGTCCCGCCAAAAGCCCAAGCGATGCCCTGAATCCTGACCGTTGTGCACTTCGACTTCGACTTGACGACGCCCATCACCATCAAGATTGTGATGTAGAGGAACAGGAAAGTGGCGATGAACTCGGCGATCCCGGCCCTGTAAAACGACCATGATGTCAGCTCACCGAGCTCGAACAGTGGAGCCGGCGGTGGCTCCTTGTAGTCTTTCCCTTCGTGCTGGGTCTAAGCCGAAGTACCGATCGGCTGCCTCTCCGAGAACTTGTTCGCTTCTAGCCTAACATCCTCTTCCTTGCCCTCCATTCTCGCTCTCGAACTCTCGGCGACTGATGACCGTTGGATCTTTGTGATCTGAGAGTGTGAGTTGGTATGGGTGTTAAGTGTAGGCAAACCCactttaacatgtatatatatatatatatatatatatttgttttttttttttttttgatagagaataaatatattttttctaatacatagtaacatatgtatttttttttttttgtaataaaattaactttctttaataaaacatttatttatttattttgatgtgactgtacttgaagttttgaagtttcaagttgcctacgtactcttccaaagaagggatcaagtcataacgtagttcaaatgagtgatggttttgatgatgattttgccgtatacagtttatgctcttgcgggccaagagcgtttggtgccgtttgcagtttcagctcgtgcaggcaaggagctttTGATGTCGCTTTTTATGCTCGTGCAGACCAGGAGCGTGTGGTTGTTGTTATGGATTTGTCAAGCGatctgggagaggcgttcctcgcaatcttcataggaaggagccttgaccgagtaattgaagaagtcttctgggaagaggtcgcacattgtgatggggatggacgatctttgtgtcgaaatttcattatctccaacactttcacattgttctggaggttgacaagagctgttttccctcctttttgattggtgcacttgtggagaagtcatgtgtttctcgtgcagtttcttcggagtgacatgagtccatccttcgatttcacttgacttggagcatgcccccaatagtcgaggtgaagactttgagtcgaaagagccagaagtgacttctttcttagggatttcatcttcagtgtcgttctcttgggtttgttggcatgaagatttgccagtgtggacgatgatgcgcctccttaccttcagtggtccttttgtgtcaacctctaggattgcttggcgcttcatccttgaaggaatcaagcttcgaacgtcgtcttttttctcctaacccatcgagcttttctccctttggtgttgtcttcctctttccaaaaggcttctcattatcttcaaatctttctgaagctgatcgtcgcagaggagagataactgtgttgctttgtttcttaagctttaacaacctttcaaaaacagagctttgggatgtcggcgcgttaagcctcttgaagacagaggttcggtcttgaccaccaatgcgattaagcactgaagttctggagcttgactggctcatcctatcgaagaccgacgtccgatgggagggtttaggctcttcttggtcttgttcaatgctcatgctgacatattgagtgctagtgtttttcgcttggcttgaaatcatcacaggtgcatttggtgtgaaaccaagtccggctttgttgttgtcaactccgtaaccatactccttcaacttcttttgagttttggtgaggttacgttcttcgtcattgacagtgtttgaaaccttctttccagccaccgcagaagaagcgaagtcgtacccggcctttgacatgagtttgtaggcgttaggatcgaaaccttcctcggtcctcttggttggaagaaagcttgattccaccttctttggtagtgcttttatgaagccttgtggtagtcttgcggccttagcaccccctagctgtgtcagaggcaaaactgcatttgtcttgagcaacttcacaTTATCCGTGTAccactgtgtgtcggcttttcttgttccagtttcgaatggagattgaccattctttcttcttgacatcgggatataccgaaatatgggtgcgttcggtccttCTGACGGTATCCTACttcctttggttgttgcaggtttagcaaactcgtcatcgtctttgcttgaagatggcacagtctgctctttttgctttttaggcatgACTTGCCACTCttgctttttaggtgctgctctgcccgtggatttgatctcttccggaagggcttcgggtaccgtctcttcatccatgtagaacttggcatctgcaaagtgtgattcggcttcggtgaatggcttggtatcaccttggatcaccttcactccttctcggtaaaattttaggcattggtgaagggtggacgacactaccccatttgcgtggatccaaggtcttcctaagagcaagctgtaggaagttcttgcatcaatcacgtggaatatcgtgcttgatttgaactcacccatggtcatctctactcggatcatgcccatcgccctttgtcctccttggttaaaaccctggatcagcagacggctcagggatagttcattcaccttgatgctgattatggtcattgttgattttggcatgatgtttatggccgacccaccattcataagcatgcggttgactttgtattcccttatgtacccggagacgaagagaggacggttgtgaggctttgatcccaacagtaggtcttcatcagtgaagttaattacgtcatgggtgacacaacatgtggcacattcatgtggctgaagcttcgagccttcgtcgttactttcttgcacttcgtggtcgtcaggacctgccaagactgctgctagtgctcttcgcatcttttttggcaatggtagcgcttcctcgatgctaaagtgtgttggcagaccttctccaggtgtaagggtcttttctacctcagtggcgatagctttgccttttgagggcttttctatttctacttcaaccatgtgacaggccacagtagtgcactgttggaaaaagtcattcgggaagtattcatgtaaggaaacgggaatgcgtggctcctgctTCGTAGGTTCCCTAGCATATGTTGTCTTATcatgctttatgtttcttttaggcttcgcattgttgcggccgtggtgatttcttctttgttccacctttggctgtatgactcgtggtcttagtttccttgtctttttgtaggttaccaatatccatccttcttcatcatcagcatgtgcatcttggtcgcttctctctagtgatggttgtgtaggaggtgccgtgcaACTTGAGCATTCACGGGAATGGTCAGGTGTTGTTTGGAGAGGCACaggattaaacgatccaaacgcaattgtagtggtatgcgttgcggccgtgtcctcaaggtcgagctcaatttgcccttgttgtgctagcttcatgatgagttctttaagaacgaagcacttgccaacaggatggctcacaatacgatggtacttgcagtacctaggatcgtttgtgcgattcatttcttcaggacgcttgcattcgggtagctcaatcacctttttttccagcaaatCATCTAgcatggcagccatgtcagagtcaggaaaagggtacgttttctgttccaactctctcaatGTGTTCTTGTATCtatcttgggtgcgagaaggctcacttgtctttatctccttcgctttcttcttggaggagatcttgatgggcgctgaggaggtcttgatgggggtagtgttgacggtgaaagcttccttagcgggcttcttcccggtcttgtctacatttggggcgaatactttCTCCTTATTGATGTTAGTAATCGGCTCCTTTTTCCCatgattagcgatactcagctccatgtcgtgggaacgagttgctagctcttcgaatgttcttggttttatgccttggaggatgtaatgtaacccccagtgcatgccttgaacgcacatctcaatggcggaggtttcagaaagccgatctttgcaatccagacttaaggagcgccatctatttatgtagtcgacgacaggttcatctctccactgtttcgtactggtcagctctagcatgcttacagtacgacgagtgctgtagaaacggttgaggaattccctttctagctggtcccaactgttgatagactcaggttcgaggtcagtgtaccagtcaaaagcattacttttcagcgaacgcacaaactgtttgacgaggtagtctccctctgtcccagcattgttgcaagtttcaatgaaatgggcgacatgttgcttcgggttgccttttccatcgaactgcatgaattttgggggctgataaccccttggcatcttcaaagcatcaattttcttggagtaaggctttgagtacagtacggagtcatgcgagcttccttcgtactgtgtcttgacagtgcttgcgatcatctcctgtagctgctggatagagagagatcccatgaatgtcgttgcttggtctagcttcggcttctcttcaactttctccgctgatggttcttcttcttcgtcgtcttctttctttaataggccaatatttgggtcgactttcacgtcgggcagcgcatctagttggttgacaagtgcggcaatctgcaagtccttctcttccacagtccgtgtgagctttgcgattgctttattcatctgagctagctgctcctcgattgaagttgctccagtggtcatgacttgcatggttgtactaccgctcgaatcagcgtcggagagtagggactctgagtatttcctcgggctttccccttttgatgcccttagcgaggctagggtgatcacaggctcgtacctcaagtactcttgttcctttgacagagttaatgcaggggcggaagctgcagcaaaaagagctcttgccttacttcgggttatgatgcccgaaatatcaccacttgcggcgatgatgtttttgttctttgctttgattgtaggaatagcttgatcctttcttgatgccatttgcgtttttcgatgatttgaggatagagatgagaggtagagatgtcccactgggcgtgccaaatttgtaaacacgaaaaggtcctgcaacaagaaacaagaataccgtgtacaaaatatattttgtattaatgattttggggttacaatctctttgtaatttgatcctctgattctatcttcgtagggtgtaggtttgtggatgagctgttgatccaaagggccgtcggggcttgatctagggatgaatagttgatgaacggatcttcaaggggcgttgggcttgatcttgaagactgggtgtatggatttcttcaagggcttttgggcttgatcttgaaggttgatggatgagcggatcttcaagggcttttgggcttaatcttgaagaacgattggatgtgtggatttgttgaggttgttgatccaaagggccgttggggcttgatcttaggatgaacggatgatgaatgatgaacattTCTCTTcagatttgacgaagaacgaagatagCTTTCTTGGTCCTTcgagatttgcttgagagctttagagtttcaaggcttcaaggttttggtgtaatgtaaatttccttctttctttcttcttcttcctccaaaatgaatgccttggcttcctatttatagaattccaaaacttgatttttggatttaaataatcatatgaaataaatcatttctgccaggtattgacacgtgtcctatttgatgacttttccaatttatttcgatttttcgttgagtcacacgctacatgtaaaatttatgtgacacgtgagcgttgaaattttaattattggtcaacattcatttcaccgaaatttcgatgtccacaTATATCATGCAtacaaattaaataggaaaaaatggaactttGCCCTCAACTCACTAGACTGGAACAATACTTTCCACATAAATAAGAGCTTCAAAATCTGAAACCTTATTGATAATAGGAGGAATATGAATATACTTGAGATTTCCTGTACTAGAATTATAAGAGATGGCTCTTTTATCCGAGGTAACCATAAGAAGCTCGTTACTTTTCCAAAATGTCAATAAATTCTCATCGTCTTTAAAGGGTCCAAGGGTTTGCAGTTTTGTCCATGAGCTATTGACTCCATCACAATTGTCCATTACCCATATTTCAAGTATTTCCAATATTCCAAAATTGTCATTATCATAATGAGAGCAAAAAGAAGCGATGGATTCATTATACAGAAAAAGATCATAAAACAGAAAACCGGATTCTTTCCTATAACGCAATTGTATTCTATGAAATATCTCATCACCTAAATCAAATGAAAGTACGTATTCCTCGTTATCGCTTGCAAACCAATAACAAAGTCCCTTCAAGTATACTGAACAAGAACAATTATAGGTATCACTTGATATTTCAATCTCGATCACTCTCCAAGAGTTAGTAGTCGTGACATATACCTCAGCCGTGTGAGGAAAAGCAATACGATGAGAAAATGTTCGCATATCATACTTacaattttctataattttcaCAACCTTGTATTCATTAGCTTTGCTGTCATAGCCAAATCCCATTCCTTGAAAGGTCGATTCCAATTCGAATTTTCCCTCCGGAGGGGAAGGTAGAAGAAGGCATGAATCAGGTAGTTGCTTCAGTTCCCTCGTTGCAGGATTGTATAAAACAGCATTTTTCCCTACTATTAGACAGACAATCCCATTGCAATAGCCATGAATCGATACATGATCATGATCTTCCAATGGAAATTGTATATTTAGGTCCTCAACATCATAATAAAGGTTGTGCTCATCACTATCATGGGAAAGATTAATCATGGACCAGAAATATTCTCGTTTCCAACTTCTGTCCGGGAAAACGGGCATCTGAGAACGGCGGAGAAGGATACAAGTGGAGGATGAGAATTTGTTGTCAACGGAATTGCTGAGGTGTTTGGCCATAAAACTTGGATTGTTGATGATCGTGCCCCAAGACTTGCGTATACATTTGAACCGCATCAGAGACTTCGGAGGCAACCTGGACAGGATTTCGGCCACCCTATCTTCAGAAGTTTCACTTTCACGTACCTGGGTCATTTCAGTCACCCTATCTTTAAGAGTTTCACTTTTACGGACCTGGGACATTTTGGCAATTTTGTTCCACGGGAAATCTTCTCATGTAATATTAATATGTACATAGGAAACACCACCAGTTTGAAAGACAATTTAAACCAAAACTCCAAGTCCCTAGGGCTTGGTAGATCGAGgttcaattataaacatatTACCACATATGATGCCAAAATTCAACATTACTAAATAAACTTGGAGTTCCACAACCACAACATATTTAGCTATCAAAGTAAACAAGGGCTGTTAGAGTTAGCGAGTTTTCCAAAGAAAACAGGGGTGATCCAATCAATTTAGAATTTTATGGAGGATCGCACtttcaaattttacttttttattattttttaattgataCAAAATAACAGTTCGAATTTTACCTTTTAAGTTCTacattaaattgaaaaaataaggtGAGCGTAATATTTGTATATGGCCAGTTTGTAACATCACATGATTTTAATTTactaagaaaaggaaaatttccATATTCacacaatttttaattaactaagagaaatttttcattaagaGAACCTTTTTCATTAGAAATACGATCACATAACTGCATCCTTATTACAACCAAGTGTTTTTCTATTTAGACACCACTTCTCATTCAATTTTACCCCAATTTCTATCTACgctcattaaaaattaaaacctttTCTTGTTCACCACATTTCTTCGAAAAATACCATCAAATACCCTAATGCAACCAACCACTAATGCACCGCACCCTTAATTCTAAACTTGAGTAGAACAGTTTTAGCGGTGGAAGGCAAGGGCACAAAATATTACCCAATACTCAAAAACATTGCTCCACTAGTCCAAAAATTGAAGGCCAATCAGTAGGCCCTACTATACCCAACTTAGTTCCAAGGCAAGTCTTGCGggcaatgattttttatt encodes:
- the LOC137707988 gene encoding F-box/kelch-repeat protein At3g06240-like, which encodes MSQVRKSETLKDRVTEMTQVRESETSEDRVAEILSRLPPKSLMRFKCIRKSWGTIINNPSFMAKHLSNSVDNKFSSSTCILLRRSQMPVFPDRSWKREYFWSMINLSHDSDEHNLYYDVEDLNIQFPLEDHDHVSIHGYCNGIVCLIVGKNAVLYNPATRELKQLPDSCLLLPSPPEGKFELESTFQGMGFGYDSKANEYKVVKIIENCKYDMRTFSHRIAFPHTAEVYVTTTNSWRVIEIEISSDTYNCSCSVYLKGLCYWFASDNEEYVLSFDLGDEIFHRIQLRYRKESGFLFYDLFLYNESIASFCSHYDNDNFGILEILEIWVMDNCDGVNSSWTKLQTLGPFKDDENLLTFWKSNELLMVTSDKRAISYNSSTGNLKYIHIPPIINKVSDFEALIYVESIVPV